CAATGTTGAGCATTTTATGTGTTTGTAAGCTAAGACGCCACCTTGGATGTGCTAAACAATAGGCTAAAGTAGCGTTTTGTGCGTCAGGGGTATGGATGAGTTTTTGGTTTAAGTGACTTTGATCCATGGGTTGCAGATAAAAGTGATCAAACGCCAAACCCTCAAAATGTTCCGGTGGTAAGTGACTTTGTGGAAAGACCAATTTTAATTCATTGCCTTTATTCACCTTTAAAGGTTGAACGGTTTTTGGGCTGACGCATATCCAGTCAATTCCTTCGGGTAAGTCCAGTGTGCCATTGGTTTCTATGGCAATGGTATAGCCAGCTTGCTTCATTTCATCGATGAGTTTTTTATCCAATTGCAAGGCTGGTTCACCACCGGTAAAGACGACGTATTTATGCGCTTGATTATCAGGCCATAAGGTGTCGAGATGGTTTTTGAGTTCGTTTGCGTGACGAAATTTACCACCGTTTTGACCATCAACACCAACAAAGTCGGTATCGCAAAATTGGCATTCTGAATTGAGCCGAGTTTTTTCTAAACCAGACCATAAGTTGCAGCCGGTAAATCGACAAAAAAGAGCAGGGCGGCCTGCGTGGGCGCCTTCGCCTTGTAAAGAATAAAAGGCTTCTTTAATAGAGTACATGTGTTACACCTGTTACATCTCGAAAACAGTCGAGGCAAGGGTTAATCACTTTTATTTAAGGTCTGGGGATTTGTGGAACAAAAACCAGACTAAATTAAGTTTTGTTAGATTTCGTATGATAATGGATCTTGTGTGCCTTGTTCAGCAAAGGCTTCTAGGCGCTCATTGCAGGCTCCGCATTTGCCACAAGATTTTTCTCTGCCATTATAACAGGTCCAGGTCTTTGCGTAATCCAATTGCATAGCTAAACCCGCTTTTAGGATTTCTCCTTTGCTGTTATGCAAAAATGGCGTAACGATTTCAACAGCTTGGTAGTTGGCGATTTTGGCCACAGCATTCATGGCTTCTACAAACTCAGGTCGACAGTCTGGATAGATATGATGATCTCCAGAATGAGCGCCATAAAATACTTTGCTTGCTTCCAATGACACGGCATAAGCGATTGCCATAGACAAGAGCACCATATTACGATTTGGTACCACAGTAGACTTCATATTGTCATTAGCGTAATGACCTTCAGGAATCTCAGCCTCACCTGTTAAAGAGGAGTTGGCCATTAGGCTGTTAATCGCAGTAATGTCTACCACTTTATGAGGGATATTCAGCTCTTTACAAACTTCTGCCGCTACGAGCAGCTCTTTACTGTGTTTTTGGCCATAATTAAACGAAATGGCATGAACCTCTAATCCCTGTTGAATCGCTGTATTTAATACAGTAAAAGAATCCATTCCTCCTGAGTAAACCACGACGGCTTTGTCTGACATGTATTCTCCTCTTTGATTGATAAATGAGTGCAGATTCTAACAGATTTTGTCTGCTTTGATCTGTTATTAAAAATTATAGGAAAGACAAAATTAAATTTACGTAACCAGTTACATAAATTGCAATTACCTGTTACTCTTCTTGTATCAACTTCTGGTGAGAATGCATTTTATGGAACAATTTGGTGTGCTAACGCTAGGTAGTCGACTGAAGCGTTTGAGTGATTATTTGTTTGCTCAAGTACAGGAAATTTATAGTGTGACTGGAGTGCCTTTTTCTGCGACCTATTTTCCTATTCTGAGATTATTACAGATGCAAGGGAATATGCCTGTTACAGAAATCGCTGAGCGGCTTAGGTTGAGTCACCCTGCGGTTAGTAAGCAAACGGTTAAGATGCTTAAAGAGGGGTTGTTAGACAAGCAGCTTGATAAGGCTGATCAACGACTTAGTGTGTTGCAATTGTCTGAGTTTGGTGCTTATGCCATGTCTAAAGCGGAGCCTGTGTTATTGGAGATGCAACACTTGTTGGAGCGTCAGTTGAGTTTCTCCAGTGAAAATTTTATGACAGCTTTGGAGCAACTAGAACAAAACACCTTCTCTCATGAAATGGCGATTCAGGTAGTTGATCGCTTAGTCGGTACTCAAATTGTCAAAATGAATTCCACAAAGCATGCCAAGGCCTTTTATCATTTAAATATGGTTTGGTTAAAGCGTTACTTTGCTGAGCAAATTAATGCATATGACTTAGCTATATTAGAACGACCAGAGGAATGGGCGTTGCAGCATAATGGTGAGGTATTTCTTGCCGTCACAGCCTCTAATGAGATGATTGAAAACCTTGCTGAAGAGAGCGTGGTCGGTGCTGTGGCCATTAAATGGCATGATCAACAAGCTGAAATTTTGAAATTGGCGGTGGCGGATCATTGTCAGGGCAAAGGTATTGGTCAGAAGCTATTAGAGTATTGTATTGAAAGGGCAAAGCATAAGGGTGTTAACAAGGTGTTTTTGGAAACGGCAGCTTGTTTAAAAGCGGCGCAACATCTCTATGAAAAAAATGGTTTTGTGACAAAGGTTGCACCCAGGAGCTCGGACTATGAAAGAGCAGATGTTTATATGGAAAAACAATTAGAGGGAAAAGAGCGAGTACAATGAATTCTGTAAAAATGGGCATAGTTGCGTCTATTCCTATGATTATCGGTGGTATCCCCTTTGGTATTTTGTTCGGTTCATTGGCATCAAGTTATGGTTTGAGTCCTTGGTTTGCTTTAGCTATGTCGGCTTTTGTGTTTGCGGGTTCTGCACAGTTCGTAGCACTAGGGCTAATTGCTCTCAATGCGCCTATTTGGGTCATTGTATCAACCACCTTTATCGTTAATTTACGTCATTTATTATACGCTGCCGACATGGTGAAATACGTGAAACATCTACCATTCTCACTTCGGCTTGTTATGGGCTTTGGTTTAATTGATGAAACCTATGCTGCGGTACGACCACTTTACAATCAAGGTAAGCTTAACCTAGACAATGGCCATAAAGCCTATTTAGGCTCGTTTGTAACCTTCTACCTGATGTGGAATATCACTACTGCCTTGGGTGTGCTGTCCGGTGAGTTGATACCAGAGATGAGCGAATGGGGGTTGGAGTTTGCTATGGTGGCCACTTTTATCGGTATTATCACGCCATATTTGAAATCGCAGGCCTTCTGGCTGTGTTTCCTAAGCGCAGGGTTTTCTTCCGTTGTGTTGGTTGATTTGCCACACAATTTAGGATTACTAAGTGCTGCTGTGATTGGTGTCTTGGTGGGGTTTTGGGCTGAACAAATACATCCTTCTAAACACCAACCAGCTGCTCTTGAAGGAGTGGAGTCATGAGTACTAGCCAAGCTGTTTTTATCCTCGTAGGTATGTTTGCGGTGACTTTTGGAGTGCGCTTTGTGTTGTTGGCCAGAGCACACAAAGTCACCATGCCCTTGTATGTAGAGCAAGCATTAAAATACGTTCCTGTAGCCGTGTTGACGGCCATTATTACACCAATGATCTTCATGCCAGATAAACACTTGGCTATTCAATTCACCAATCCTTGGTTATTGGGTGCATTGGCTGCCTTTACTGTGGGTATCTGGCGACAGCATCAATTGTTAACCATAGTGATTGGGGTTGGGGTTTTCTTTATTGCGCGTTACTTTATTGCTTAAAAAATATTCTTATACCGATAAAAAAATCAATAACTCGTCACCCATGGAAAACGAAATACGATATACTCGCATGTTAAAGTTTTTTATCGTCAGTCGAATATTCATCAGGACTTGCAGTTAACATGTCAGAAACGTCAAAACCAGGTAATTTTATTACTCAAATCATTGATAAAGATAACGAAACAGGTAAGCATGGCGGCAAAGTATTAACCCGTTTTCCGCCTGAACCAAATGGCTATCTTCATATTGGACATGCTAAGTCCATTTGTCTTAATTTCGGTATTGCTGAGCGTTATCAAGGTCAATGTAACTTACGTTTTGATGATACCAACCCTGAAAAGGAAAGTGTCGAATACATCGAGTCCATTAAAGGTGATGTCGAATGGTTGGGCTTTACTTGGAAAGACGAACCTAAATTTGCATCAGACTACTTTGATCAATTACATGATTTTGCTGTTCAATTGATTGAGCTGGGTAAGGCCTATGTGTGTGAGTTGAACGCTGAGCAAATGCGTGAATATCGTGGCACCCTAAAAGAACCGGGTAAAAATAGTCCTTATCGTGATCGTAGCATTGGAGAGAATTTAGCCCTTTTCAATGATATGAAGGCAGGTAAGTTTGCTGATGGTGACGTGGTATTGCGTGCCAAGATCGACATGGCTAGCCCCAATATTAATTTGCGTGATCCGATTATTTATCGTGTTCGCCATGTGCATCATCATCAAACGGGGGATAAATGGTGTGTTTATCCTATGTATGATTTTACCCATGGTTTATCCGATGCGATTGAAGGGGTGACACATTCTATTTGCACACTGGAGTTTCAGGATCATCGTCCCTTATACGATTGGATATTAGAGTCTCTAGGGACCTTTCACCCGCAACAAATTGAATTTGCCCGTTTAAATTTAAATTACACTGTCACCAGTAAACGTAAATTGAAACAGCTAGTGGACGAAAAGCATGTGACTGGTTGGGATGATCCACGTATGCCAACCATTTCTGGCATGCGTCGTCGTGGTTATACAGCAGCATCAATACGTAACTTTTGTGAGCGTATTGGTGTCACTAAGTCTGATAGCGTAGTAGATGTGGGCATGCTAGAACACGCTATTCGTGAAGACTTAGATGCCAATGCGAACCGTGCGATGGCCGTATTAAATCCAATTAAAGTTGTGTTGACCAACTATCCAGAAAATAAAGAAGAAATTTTTACGGTCAGCAATCACCCTAAAAATGAAGCAGCAGGTCAACGTCAAGTACCATTCAGCAAAGAGTTGTACATAGATGCTGCTGATTTTGCCGAAGTCCCTCCGCGTAAGTGGAAACGTTTAACCTTAGATGGGGCTGTTCGTTTGCGTGGTGGATATGTCATTACCTGTGATGAAGTCATAAAGAATCATGCTGGCGAAGTGATTGAATTGCGTTGCCGTTATGATGAAAACACCTTAGGGGTTAATCCAGAAGGTTATAAACCAAAAGGCGTTATTCATTGGGTGAGTGCGCAACATGCGCTGGATGCGACGGTGAATTTGTACGATCGTTTGTTTGATAATGAAGCGCCAGATGCAAACTATGCAGATAAAACCTTCTTAGATTTCATTAATCCAGAATCACTGACTGTGCTATCAGGAGCAAAAGTAGAGCCTTCGTTGGCTCAAGCGGCAAAAGGCCAAGGTTTTCAATTTGAGCGTGAAGGCTATTTTTGTCGTGATGCTAAGGAAGAAGGTTTGATCTTTAATCGTACTGTTACATTAAGAGATTCATGGGCAAAAATTGAAGCAAAAGGAAAGTAAGCGAGATGTTGAAGATTTATAATACCCTGAGCGGGAAAAAAGAAATTTTCAAACCTATTGAAGAAGGTAAAGTGGGTATGTACGTGTGTGGTAACACAGTATATGACTACTGCCACATTGGTCATGCTCGCGCTATGATTTCTTTCGATGTTATTTCACGTTTTATTCGTCATCTTGGTTACCAATTAAATTATGTACGTAATATCACAGATGTAGACGATAAAATCATCAAACGTGCTGAAGAGAACCAAGAATCGACCCAAGCTTTAACGGAGCGAATGATTGCGGCGCAACGTGAAGATGAATTGCGATTAGGCAATAAAATGCCTGATCGTGAGCCGAAAGCCACGGAATTCATGCAAGAAATCATTGATATGGTGCAAACCTTGATTGATAAAGGCTTTGCTTACCAAGGTTCATCGGGGGATGTTTATTATCGTGCCACCGCGTTTAAAGAATACGGTAAATTGAATAACCGTAAACTGGAAGATATGTTGGCGGGAGCGCGTATTGATGTGGAAGCTGCTAAAGAGCATCCAGCGGATTTTGTCTTGTGGAAACAAGCTAAAGAAGGCGAAGTTTCTTGGTCTTCACCTTGGGGAGAAGGTCGTCCTGGATGGCACATTGAATGTTCTGCCATGTCAACTAACTGCCTAGGCAGTCACTTTGATATTCATGGCGGCGGCCCGGATCTGAAATTTCCCCATCATGAAAATGAGATTGCTCAGTCCGAAGCCGCGACAGGTAAAGACTATGTGAACTACTGGATGCATTGTGGTGCGGTACGCGTAAACAATGAAAAAATGTCTAAATCCTTAGGGAATTTTTTCACAGTGCGTGATGTGTTGGAAAAGTACAATGCGGAAGTCATTCGTTACCTAATGGTGTCTAGTCAGTACCGTAGTCCAATTGACTATTCAGATCAAAGCCTGAATGAAGCAAAAGTTGGTCTAGAACGTTTGTACACGGCATTACGCCAACAGAATATTGCCGAGACATATCAAGCAACTGAGTATAGTAAACGTTTTGAAGAAGCCATGTGCGATGACTTTAATACGCCTGTGGCGGTATCTGTGTTGTTTGAATTGGTTCGTGAATTGAATAAAGCCAAAACAGAAGCGCCAGCAAAAGCACAAGCTCTGGCCGCTGAACTGAAATCCTTAGCGGAATTGTTAGGCCTTTTGCATCAAGAACCTGAATACTTCTTGCAAAATAGTACGATAAACGAAGGATTAGACGAAGCGGCTATTCAAGCCTTAATTGATGAGCGCACGCAGGCGCGTAAAGATAAAAACTTTGCTCGTAGTGATGAAATTCGTGATGAGTTAGCCGCGCAAGGCATTGAATTGCTGGACAGTCGTGAAGGCACCACTTGGACGCGCAGTTGAGTCATTAGAAGGTAATGTAAAAAGAGGCGATGCTGTTTCAGCGTCGCCTTTGTTTTGTTTGTCTTTATTTGATGTGGATTAGTCTTTATTAACTTTAACGGCTAATACATCGCAAGGAGAGCCATGCAATACACCATTTGCGGTTGAGCCAAGTAGTAGAGCTAGACCATGTCGACAATGACTGCCAACCACAATCAAATCGACTTGTTTTTCTTCAGCGATACGATGGATTTCACTTTCGATACCACCTTGAGTAATGCAACACTCTTTAACAGGAATCTCGATTTGATCCTTCAAAATGTCGATGCGCTCTTTGGCTGTGTCTTGAAGTTGTGCTTGGATGTCGGTGATGTCGATAGGCACATCGCCACCATAAGCGTAATTAAGGGATTCGATAACATGAAGGATAGTTAGCTCTGCGCCAGTGGCTTTACATAAGCCGACGGCCTCATTGGCCACCTTGATACTTTCATCCGTTAGATCAACAGCGAGTAGAATTCTGTTATACATCCTAGAAAACCTCCAGAGTTGGCTAGATATATTTATTATAGTTTAAATCAAGAGAGACATTATTATGACTGCTCTAATTGTTATCTGTATCGCTTTGTCTTTAATGGGTTCGGCATTGTGGATTATGCCGCCAAAAAAAGAGCGTCAACGAATGGCTCTGCGTTTGCATGCGCGTCAGCGAAACCTCACGGTTCAGCTTACCTCAATTGACTTCCCAGACAAATGGGATAAATCAATGATTCGTAAAAAAGTCGTGAATTATGCTCTGTACCACCTAAAACCATTAGATTCTGTCTCTCAGGCTTATTGGTTATTGCCTTATCAAGTTTGGAAATATGAGGAAGTAGCCAAAGGTTGGTGGAGTAATGTGCCTTTATCACTCAGCGATAGTCAAAAGCAGTTGCTAATTGAATTCTCTGGGCGCTTAGAGGGAATTAAGATTCAGTCATCCGGTATTGATTTTTATTGGCAAGAGCAGGGTGATGAGTCAAGTGTGGACGATATTGCCAAGTTACTGCAATCTTTAAAAGAAGTAAAAGTCCATGCCGTTAATGATAATTGACTTATTTAGGCTTCATTGGTGCTTCTGGTGATTCGACACTTTGCATCAATTTAGCCAGCGCCTCTTCAGGATTTTCACTGTCTTTCATGGCTGCTATTTGTGGTGCAAGAATTTCTTTCATACGATCGGTGACAAAGGTTTTTAGTATTTTCTTTTCAGGGCGTTCAATGGAGTCTGATTTGAGATGAGAAAGAATGACGCCATATAATGTTTGTGCAACACGAGTGTCGCCGCTGTCAAAATTTTTGTTGGCTTGAACGATCTGACGGTTTAACTGAATCCATAGATTGAGCCAACGTAAATAGTCGTAGCAGGCTTGATAGTGAGCATTACTTATGCGACCTTTGCGGCGTAAATAGAGTAGCATTTTAGCAAGTTTGGTTAATCTTTCTTTGTAGTTGCTCTTTTCTTGAAAGCTGAACATTTCAGGTTCAGGGCTGAATTCAATAGGTTCCATGTCGCGACCTTCTTCCGCCGTGGCAATGCGGATTTCAATTTTCTCTGGATCGTCTGTGTATTGCAGAAGCTCGCGAAGTGTGTCTAGATAGAAGTCATAGAGAACATCAGAGGCAATGGTATCGGTATTAATGTCCTTAAGACCGCGAATGTGAGATTCAACCCGATCAGCTCGATTAGATAGCTGTAACTGTTTAACGCGGCGTTCGGTGATTTCCTTTTCTTTTTGATGAGCACGCGAACCAACAATGACAGATAAGAGTACTATGATGATTAAAACCGCGATGGTTAAAATTTGCAGAGTAGCCATGATTGTCCTTTAGCAATGAATTCAGTATGTTAAATAAGAAATACCAAGTTCAGCAAGAATTATTATTGAAACAATACAGGGATCGCTTGTCATATAAAAGGTGTTTGCTTAATATCAGCGCCCGAAAGATGAAACTTCGAGCAATACACATTTGCAGATCGACTTTATATAAGGCTTACACAGTTCAATGGGAAAATCACTGGTAATCGTGGAATCGCCAGCTAAGGCGAAAACAATTAACAAGTACTTAGGCAATGACTATGTCGTCAAGTCGAGTGTCGGCCACATTCGTGACTTGCCATCAGGAAAAACTGCTACTACTACGCCGCAGGAAAGGGCGAAGCAAGCAGCCTTGACTCGTAAAATGAGTCCTGAAGAAAAGCTTGAGTATAAAAGTCGTAAAGCTCGTAAACAGCTTATTGCACGCATGGGTGTCGATCCTGAAGACAATTGGCATGCAAATTATGAAGTGCTGCCGGGTAAAGAAAAGGTGGTTGATGAACTCAAACGCCTTGCCAAGAATGCTGACACCATCTATCTCGCAACCGATTTGGATAGAGAGGGAGAGGCCATCGCATGGCACTTGCGTGAAGCCATTGGCGGTGATGACAGCCGTTATAAGCGTGTGGTGTTTAATGAGATCACCAAAAAAGCCATTCAATCTGCATTTGAAACACCTTCAGACTTGGATATGAACCGAGTGAATGCTCAGCAAGCACGACGTTTTCTTGACCGTGTTGTAGGCTTTATGGTGTCACCTTTGCTGTGGGCGAAAGTGGCACGAGGTTTGTCTGCTGGTCGCGTACAATCTGTCGCCGTACGTTTGATTGTTGAACGCGAGCGCGAAATCCGAGCGTTTGTTCCTGAAGAATTTTGGGAATTAGACGCTATGTTAGCCACCTCAAGTAAAGAGGTGATTAAGTTTGAAACCACCAAATACCAAGAGCAAGAATATCGTCCAGTTAATCAGGCCCAGTCTGATGAACACGTAATGCGACTGCAATCGGCAAAGTATTTGGTCAAAAATCGTGAAGACAAGCCGACTAAGAGTAAACCTTCTGCACCCTTTATCACCTCTACCTTGCAGCAGGCGGCCAGTACTCGTTTAGGTTATGGCGTTAAGAAAACCATGATGTTGGCACAGCGTTTATACGAAGCGGGTTACATTACTTATATGCGTACTGACTCGACCAACTTGAGTGTAGAAGCGGTTGACTCATTGCGTGACTATATTCTGAAGCAGTTCGGTGAAGCCTATCTGCCAGCTGAGCCAATTCGTTATTCTAGCAAAGAAGGTGCCCAAGAGGCCCACGAAGCCATCCGTCCCTCAGATGTGAATGTACGAGTTGATGACCTGTTAGGCATGGAAAAAGACGCCCATCGCTTGTATGACCTGATTCGCAGTCAATTTATGGCTTGTCAAATGACGCCAGCCGAATACACCTCAACAACCATTACTGTGACAGCAGATGATTATGAGCTAAAAGCTAAAGGGCGCATTTTACGTTTCGATGGTTACACTCGAGCTATGCAGACTGTGGCGAAAAAAGGCGAAGACAATATCTTGCCTGATGTGGCTCAGGGCGAATATCTTGATCTTAATGAACTTTTACCTGAACAGCATTTTACCAAGCCTGTGGCACGTTTTAGCGAAGCCAGCTTGGTGAAAGAGTTGGAAAAACGAGGCATTGGTCGTCCATCTACCTATGCTTCTATTATTTCAACGATACAAGATCGTGGCTACGTGCGTGTGGAGAATCGTCGTTTTTACGCCGAAAAAATGGGTGACATTGTCACTGACCGTCTGGTGGATAGTTTCACTTCTTTGATGGATTTCAGTTTCACCGCACAGATGGAAGAACGATTGGATGAAATTGCTGAAGGAGATAAGGATTGGATTCAAACCTTGAATGCTTTCTATCGAGATTTTAGCAATGTGCTGGCACGGGCAGAATCGCCAGATGATGGCATGATGTTAAATGAACCAACACCGACGGATGTAGATTGTCCAACCTGTGGTCGTCCAATGCAGATTCGAACTGCCAGTACAGGTGTATTCATGTCTTGCTCCGGTTATGCCCTGCCACCTAAAGAACGTTGTAAAGCGACCATTAACCTGATTCGTGGTGATGAAGCCGTCGCTGTAGACGATGATGAGGGTGAATCTAAGGCGCTGATTAATAAACATCGCTGTAAGATTTGCGGTTCAGCCATGGACAGTTACTTGATGGATGAGCGTCGTAAGCTGCATGTTTGTGGCAACAACCCTTCTTGCCCAGGATATGAAGTAGAAGAAGGTAGCTTTAAAATCAAAGGTTATGATGGACCAGTAATAGAATGCGATAAATGTTCGTCTGACATGCAGCTTAAAACAGGTCGTTTTGGAAAATACTTTGGTTGCACGAATGAAGAGTGTAAAAACACCCGTAAGCTGTTGAAGAACGGTGAAGTTGCTCCGCCTAAAATGGACCCTGTTCCTATGCCTGATTTGGCTTGTCAAAAGGTGGAAGATCATTATGTCTTGCGTGACGGTGCGACTGGTTTGTTCCTTGCTGCCAGCCAATTTCCTCGTAAGCGTGAAACCCGTGCACCTTATGTGAAAGAATTGCTGCCTTATATGGATCAAATTGATCCTAAGTATCATTTCTTTGCAGATGCACCTGTTGAGGACAGCGAAGGTCGTCCTAGCTTAATCCGTTATAGCCGTAAAACCAAAGAGCAATACATAATGACGGAAACGGAAGAAGGTAAGCCAACGGGTTGGAAAGCTTTTTACGATAATGGCAAATGGATAATTGAAGAAGGCAAGAAGAAAAAATGAGCCTTGCCAGTAGTGCTAGCATTACAAATCAAAGATTAGATGCTGCTCGTCGTCTGATAGAGCTAGCCCAATCAAGCGATGAAGCTTGGTTGATTTCTAGTTTAGAAAATTCGGCTATGTTTCAATTGCGCAGTGCTTTAAATGGCTTATTACAAGAAGTTAAATTGGCCTATCGTTTATCAGGTAAGTTGGATATAGCAAGCCTATTGCGAGAAGCGCAAGAAAAGCAGTCATTGGTGCCTGTGTTGATAGAGTTAAATGATTTGCTACAACAAGCTTCATCATGGTGTAGTCAATTAATCTCACTTTATCAGCAACAGCTCGATTGTCATATGAATCAAGCGGCGGTCGATCGAACCAACCTAATTGGTGTGGGCAGTGACGACAGTGCCTCATTAAATTTATATTTATCCAAGCTAACTGACTTGGTGTTACGTTTTAGAGAAGAGTCCTCCGAGTATTAGTATGAAAGAATCTTACCTTGAAATTGTTGAGCTGGATAACGGCGACATTGTATTACGCCCGGCCAGTGACAGTGGTGAGGAAACAGAGCCTTTGGCGACTTTGAAAATTTCAGATAAAACCAAATCCTACCTACAAGATAGGTATTTTGAATTGGCAAAATGTATGTTTCATGCAGGTATTGATTATGTCTATTCGGATGAGTCTGTCATTGAGGAAGGTACGGAATATTTAGAAGAAGATTTTCGCCCGAAAATTCTACATTAACAAATAAGTTTTCTTGAATGGAAAGACCAGAAAAACAAAAAAGGTGGTTGTTGCCACCTTTTTTGCCAGTCATTTGATGTCAAGTGTTTGACTTGCGGAATGATTATAAGCCTTGACGAATAACACCAACGGACAAACCTTCAATAGCAAACTCTTCACTTTCTAAATCCACCACAATGTCTTGGTAATCTTCGTTTTCTGGAATCAGACGCACAATACGACCTTTTTGTTCGAATCGCTTTACGGTTACTTCGTCGCCAATTCTGGCCACCACTATCTGACCGTTACGAACCGTATTGGTTTTGTGTACCGCGAGCAAGTCTCCTTCCATAATACCGATGTTTTTCATACTGGTGCCGGATACGGATAAAAAGTAATCCGCTTTAGGGGAAAACATATTGGCA
The window above is part of the Marinomonas sp. THO17 genome. Proteins encoded here:
- the topA gene encoding type I DNA topoisomerase is translated as MGKSLVIVESPAKAKTINKYLGNDYVVKSSVGHIRDLPSGKTATTTPQERAKQAALTRKMSPEEKLEYKSRKARKQLIARMGVDPEDNWHANYEVLPGKEKVVDELKRLAKNADTIYLATDLDREGEAIAWHLREAIGGDDSRYKRVVFNEITKKAIQSAFETPSDLDMNRVNAQQARRFLDRVVGFMVSPLLWAKVARGLSAGRVQSVAVRLIVEREREIRAFVPEEFWELDAMLATSSKEVIKFETTKYQEQEYRPVNQAQSDEHVMRLQSAKYLVKNREDKPTKSKPSAPFITSTLQQAASTRLGYGVKKTMMLAQRLYEAGYITYMRTDSTNLSVEAVDSLRDYILKQFGEAYLPAEPIRYSSKEGAQEAHEAIRPSDVNVRVDDLLGMEKDAHRLYDLIRSQFMACQMTPAEYTSTTITVTADDYELKAKGRILRFDGYTRAMQTVAKKGEDNILPDVAQGEYLDLNELLPEQHFTKPVARFSEASLVKELEKRGIGRPSTYASIISTIQDRGYVRVENRRFYAEKMGDIVTDRLVDSFTSLMDFSFTAQMEERLDEIAEGDKDWIQTLNAFYRDFSNVLARAESPDDGMMLNEPTPTDVDCPTCGRPMQIRTASTGVFMSCSGYALPPKERCKATINLIRGDEAVAVDDDEGESKALINKHRCKICGSAMDSYLMDERRKLHVCGNNPSCPGYEVEEGSFKIKGYDGPVIECDKCSSDMQLKTGRFGKYFGCTNEECKNTRKLLKNGEVAPPKMDPVPMPDLACQKVEDHYVLRDGATGLFLAASQFPRKRETRAPYVKELLPYMDQIDPKYHFFADAPVEDSEGRPSLIRYSRKTKEQYIMTETEEGKPTGWKAFYDNGKWIIEEGKKKK
- a CDS encoding DUF6586 family protein — its product is MSLASSASITNQRLDAARRLIELAQSSDEAWLISSLENSAMFQLRSALNGLLQEVKLAYRLSGKLDIASLLREAQEKQSLVPVLIELNDLLQQASSWCSQLISLYQQQLDCHMNQAAVDRTNLIGVGSDDSASLNLYLSKLTDLVLRFREESSEY